The following DNA comes from Paenibacillus crassostreae.
TATTGTCACACCAATTCTGCCAGCTAGCCAGTTCTACGAGGCTGAAGAATATCATCAAGGATATCATAAGAAAAATCCAGGTCATTATAAACGCTATCGCAAGGGCTCAGGACGTGAAGACTACATCGAGACTCACTGGGCAACACCAGTAGATAAACATGAATTGAAGCAACGTTTATCACCAATTCAATATGCAGTAACACAGGAGAATGGAACAGAGCCTCCATTCCAGAACGAATTCTGGGATCATCATGGCTCAGGGATATATGTTGATATCGTATCTGGTGAAGCTTTATTCAGTTCTCTAGATAAATTTGACTCAGGATGTGGCTGGCCAAGCTTCACTCGTCCCCTACGTGAATATACGGTTAGAGAGAAAACGGATTCCAGCCATTTCATGATTCGTACTGAAGTACGCAGTAAAGAAGCCGATTCCCATCTAGGTCATGTATTCAACGATGGACCAGATCCTACCGGTCTACGATATTGTATTAACTCTGCTGCACTTCGTTTTATATCTTTTGAGAAACTTGAAGAAGAAGGTTATGCGGAGTATCGCGTACTGTTTCAGTAAGACAATAATGTAGCTTACGTTGCCGTGTTCCATCACTTGAGGGTGCAACACGGCTTTAGTACTAAATAGCAAAAAACCACAAAGTTCATGATACGAACTTCGTGGTTTTTTTTGCTTAGACACCGCAACCCTATACATCATGATGCTGTGCGTCAAGGGATTCTGCCGTGCCTTACTATTAACGTGCATTGTGCATTACAGGAACAGTTGTCGAATTAACCGATGTAGATAAAGTCTCTTTCGCTAACTTACGTTTGGTTACTGGACTCTTTCTACCGGAAGTTGTAGTCAAAGTAATCATTCTTCCCGCAATACTTACAGCGAGAATGGTATACAATGTCTCTCTTAACGGCATATAGAATAATGAAAGTAATAAAACGATAGCATCAAATAAGAAGAATACAGTACCTAACTTCAGTCCAGTCCAACGACTTACAAGAAGTGACAATATATCATCCCCACCACTTGCTCCACCGAAACGTAATACAAGACCAGTAGCAAATCCCGTCAACAACCCGGATAGAAGCGCTGCAATAAATAAATTATTCTGCAAATCAATAACGATCAATGAGTAACGTTCAAATAAAGCATAGAAGATTGAAAAGGATGTTGTAGCGATTATCGTATTCACAAGGAACTTACGACCCTTCAAGAATAACGCAATCAACAATACAGGGATATCCAATGCAAGCATACTTATTGCTGGTGGTAGACCTAATACGTATTTACCCAATAACGCAAGACCAACAAATCCACCCTCGGTTAAATGATTCTGAAAATTAATGTGATAATAAGCAAAAGCCATTAATAGTGTTCCTAATAGCATTATAGCGACTTGCGGCAACATAGAAATTAGTTGTTCTCTTTTCCTCATACAAGTTTCCCTCTTTATCGTAGATTGTGGTCATAAGTGAGACAACCTTTTTCTACGAGGAGAAAACCTTGAGGACATTGTCCTTCGCATACTTAGCTTCCTTCTTTCGCAGAGGTTGTCATTAATACCCGACTTTGTCTCTACGAAGCAAGCTAAGTGTATGAGAGATCATAACGTTTCCAGATCGTCCTTTGGGGAATGTTCCTTCGGGGACACATGGTATCCTGATCCTTTCTCTTTTTGGATGTGTTCTACTATTAGTATATCACCATCAAGGGCATTTCTGAACAATTAATTTTACAATAGCAACTATTTTCTTTGTCATCCTGTCCGTTGTAGCGGTGATTAGTAATCAATTCATCCCAATAAAACAGCTACGTTACAATCAATTTTCCTACCATCTTATTATGACCAGCACCACAGTAAGCAGAACATTTATACTCAAACTCACCTTTTTTATTCGCTACAAATGAAATCGAGCGATTTGGACGTACCTGCTTATTATACCCTTCCACTGTGATCCCATGATAACCTTTCTTATTCTTCAATGTTATCTTTACCGTATCTCCCTGCTTCACTTTGATTTCCTTCACATCAAATTCAAATGAAGTAGCCTCAATCACGAATTCTTTCACATCACCACTAGTAGTAGTTCCATCTGAATTATTCTCTGCTGTTTCTTGCCCACAAGCCGTTAACATTATAATACAAACACTCATGATAAGCGTCAGATTTATCCATTTTTTCATATACTATTCCTCCTAAAAGTTTTTGAGTATATACATCTTGAGTTTTCGACTACTCCAATATCAGCGATTATTATACATGTATCGTAAATCAATCCTATTTCCAGAATTGTGATTATAATCACAATATTCATCTCTACATCACTTATAATGGGGCTTGTAATGATAATAATTCTCAGGAGGAATTCAATTATGAGTAATATAACTGTCACTGTCAACGCTACCGAGTATCCACCGCAACTAAAACATAAGGTCATTTTCCAAACTTATAATCAACTTAAGCCTTCAGAGGCAATGTTGTTAGTCAACGATCATGATCCAGTTCCATTACGTTTCCAATTCGAATCCATGCATCCTAATGAATTCACTTGGGAATACCTTGAACAGGGACCAGACATGTTCCAAGTCAAAATCAGCAAATTTTAGGAGTGGATTCTTGTGGCTGAAATTACAATCGTAGATAAACAAACTATCAAAATTGGTGTCAGCTTAAAAGATGCTATCAAGATGGTAACAGAAGCATCTAGGGATATCCCCCTCTATGCTTTTGACATCATAACAATTTATGAGAAAATGCCTGTTTTTGAGTATACGTATTTCTGTTTCTACGCTTATGATAGTGCAACCTTATTTGAATACATGTTAGATATCGACCCTAAACAATATAATTCTTTCTCACTGGATGCGCCGGATTCCTTCTTCTATGCATTATATGGTGGAATGGCTGCTCTATACGAGCAAGCTAAACAATTTCATCCGGTTGCAATCGAGGAGTAAAACATAAAAAGTAACGCTACAAAACTTAGTTTACGCTTCCGATGCTAGTTTTGCGAAGTATCATCAAGGAGTAACGCTACAAAACTTTTAGGAGGTGCAAGCATGGAACGTACAGGACAGACAGTAGAACTAGATGTTCGACCTTATTTACGCAAAAAAATGGAGCCATTTAAGATCATCATGGATACGGTAAACGAACTAAATAAAGATGATATCTTTATTCTACATGCTACTTTCAAACCTACGCCCCTTTATGGATTAATGAAAACCAAGGGCTATGCTCATAAAGTTGAAAAAATAGAATCCGATCATTGGATCAGCACATTCATTCACAAGAATAGTGAACATCATCTGGAAGACTTAGCGGAATATCAAATTAAAGAGGAATCGCATGATGAACAGGAACGTTTGGCTGAATCGTCTCCTTCGCAAATCTACGAGTTAGATAATCGTGGATTAGAACCTCCACAACCCATGATTCGTACTTTGAAGAAACTTGAAGAAGCACTCCCAGGGGATGAGGTTATTATTCATAACGACCGTGTACCCGTATTTCTAATCGAAGAGCTTAATACCTTAGGCTATAGTTACGAAGTTGAAGAACAGCCTGATGGATCAGCAAGAATTCATATTCACAAAAAGTAAGGTGGTGTACGCCCATGTTTCGCCTGCCGTTTCTGTTCATTTTCACGGGACTCGTTAGTTTCGCTTTATTTCAACTATTTTCTTTATTTGATTTTGCTACATGGCTGACTGTCTTAGGCGATCAACCTAGGTATCCTACCGGATGGTCTCGTATTCATCTGCTTGTACTCGGATGGGCAACGATGATTGCAATGGGTGCTGTGTATCAGCTTGTTCCTGTTGTACTGCAGAACCACGGCTTATTCAGCAAAAAACTCGGCTATGTTCATTATTGTTTTTTTGCAATTGGAACGGCAGGTTTACTCATTGGCTTTCAAACGATGCAGGTCATGATGATCGCTACGTTCGCCACTCTTGCTTTCATCGGCATTCTTCTATTTGCTTTCAACATAGCTACCACCCTTATTCGTGCTAACAAATGGGACCCCATAACGATCAGTGTGGCTTGTTCTGTGGTCTACCTCGTTCTCGGGGGGACCGCAGGTATGCTCATGGGGTTAAACTTCTATTTCCAACAATGGGGTGACTTCCACGAGAGATTACTTGGTGCTCATATCTGCCTAGCTGCGATTGGTTGGTTCGGAATGCTCATCACAGGCCTCAGTTACAAAATGCTTCCGATGTTCTACCTATCCCATGGATACCCAGTGAGATTACAAAAAGTAGTGATTGTACTATGGAATGCAGGTGTACTTGTAGGTGCGTCATCTTTTTTATTCAATGGGCCTGGATGGCTCAAATGGACAGGATTACTACTCATTGTATTAGCAATGATCACTTATTCTTATCATCTGTCTCAGATGGTTAAACATCGTCACAAACCAAATCCTGGAGTAGGTATACTTTGGTCTTATTCCATAGCTCATTGTATGACTATCATTGGAATTATACTTGTCATCCTTATCCCTTTCATTCCTGAACTGATCGTACAATCGCGAATGATCGTGATCCTAGGCTGGCTATACTTATGGGGATGGATTGGACTCACGATTCTCTCTTATTTATCTAAAATAGTTCCGTTTCTGTGGTGGACACATAAATACGGGCCTAAAATAGGTAAAGGAAAAATGCCGACCATGTCTGATCTGATCGATGATCGTCATGTTCGTATCACATTGTCTGTCATCGCCAGCTCATTATTTATATTATTGGTAGGTCTGGGCTGGAATCAACCCATGATTACATCTGTAGGTGGAAGTATACTTGCTCTAAGTTCGCTCTTCTATATAAGTATGATCGGATATGTATTTGCTAAATAAAACAAACTGGAGGGAATACAATGGAAATGATAACGGAATGTCTCAAAGAGGTATATGACCCGGAACTTGGAGTTAACATTGTCGACCTTGGACTTGTTTACGATATTCAGTTCGTGGACGGAAACGTAACAATCGTCATGACACTAACTACCCCAGGCTGCCCTATGCATGATACGATTGTCGGTGGTGTGCGAAGAGCACTCGATACATTACCTGAGGTTCTATCTGTTGATGTTAAAGTTGTATGGGAACCTGCTTGGTCCCCACATCTCATGTCTGACGAAGCAAAAGAGGATCTTGGATATATGCAGTAATGAATCATCTCAGATTGGAGGCTGTTTACCATGTTCAACTGGAAGTTATACTTAGTTGTTATACTCGGATTTGTTATTATCCTATCTGGATTCTACGCCAATCCTATCCCTTTAATCGAAGAAGAACTCGAATCAGCCTTAGAAACACTGAATCAGCCTCCAGTTGAGCCTGTTATTCTGCGAGAAGGCAATACCGTTCATATCGAAATGACTGCTCAAGTAACAAATGTAGAAATATCCACTGGTGTGTTCTATAATGCCTGGACATTTAACGGTACTGTCCCTGGCCCCGTCATTCGGGTGAA
Coding sequences within:
- the msrB gene encoding peptide-methionine (R)-S-oxide reductase MsrB; translated protein: MSNLESNIYEKATFAGGCFWCMVSPFEELPGIIKVVSGYTGGHTVNPTYEEVCTHTTGHVEAVQITYDPNVFPYDKLLELFWQQIDPTDAGGQFHDRGSSYGTAIFYHNEEQHVKAEQSKLDLELSQRFDQPIVTPILPASQFYEAEEYHQGYHKKNPGHYKRYRKGSGREDYIETHWATPVDKHELKQRLSPIQYAVTQENGTEPPFQNEFWDHHGSGIYVDIVSGEALFSSLDKFDSGCGWPSFTRPLREYTVREKTDSSHFMIRTEVRSKEADSHLGHVFNDGPDPTGLRYCINSAALRFISFEKLEEEGYAEYRVLFQ
- a CDS encoding YitT family protein; the protein is MRKREQLISMLPQVAIMLLGTLLMAFAYYHINFQNHLTEGGFVGLALLGKYVLGLPPAISMLALDIPVLLIALFLKGRKFLVNTIIATTSFSIFYALFERYSLIVIDLQNNLFIAALLSGLLTGFATGLVLRFGGASGGDDILSLLVSRWTGLKLGTVFFLFDAIVLLLSLFYMPLRETLYTILAVSIAGRMITLTTTSGRKSPVTKRKLAKETLSTSVNSTTVPVMHNAR
- a CDS encoding cupredoxin domain-containing protein, which gives rise to MKKWINLTLIMSVCIIMLTACGQETAENNSDGTTTSGDVKEFVIEATSFEFDVKEIKVKQGDTVKITLKNKKGYHGITVEGYNKQVRPNRSISFVANKKGEFEYKCSAYCGAGHNKMVGKLIVT
- a CDS encoding DUF2249 domain-containing protein; amino-acid sequence: MSNITVTVNATEYPPQLKHKVIFQTYNQLKPSEAMLLVNDHDPVPLRFQFESMHPNEFTWEYLEQGPDMFQVKISKF
- a CDS encoding DUF2249 domain-containing protein, translated to MERTGQTVELDVRPYLRKKMEPFKIIMDTVNELNKDDIFILHATFKPTPLYGLMKTKGYAHKVEKIESDHWISTFIHKNSEHHLEDLAEYQIKEESHDEQERLAESSPSQIYELDNRGLEPPQPMIRTLKKLEEALPGDEVIIHNDRVPVFLIEELNTLGYSYEVEEQPDGSARIHIHKK
- a CDS encoding metal-sulfur cluster assembly factor, which codes for MEMITECLKEVYDPELGVNIVDLGLVYDIQFVDGNVTIVMTLTTPGCPMHDTIVGGVRRALDTLPEVLSVDVKVVWEPAWSPHLMSDEAKEDLGYMQ